One Persicobacter psychrovividus DNA window includes the following coding sequences:
- the porV gene encoding type IX secretion system outer membrane channel protein PorV — MKKYCSIYLFFLALIISPLCADAQNIGGGGGSNTSGQEGGGVINTAMPFLIISPDARSAALGDMGAATSADGASAFWNPGKFAFIDQDFAASLSYTPWLGKITNDMSISYLSGFKKITREQLISFSLTYFNMGSIDFVDDNGNQNLPQGRPRDYNIQVGYSRMLTQSSGIGVNLRYVRSNLGATPVNGDIQPAQTVAADVGYYYKKKFKKSLKKSDIAFGAVISNVGAKVTYLGEDQEQFIPTNLRLGSVYSFSLDPYNRLSFGLEFNKLLVPTPQRDSTGIAIISDKNVVSGIFSSFTDAPGGFGEEISEIKVQASMEYWYREMFAARLGYQYEDPSKGNRTYMTLGVGFYYNVFGLDAAYLVPFTRENPLAETLRFTLSFEFNKNDNSNSIRD; from the coding sequence ATGAAAAAATACTGTTCAATATATCTCTTTTTTTTAGCACTGATCATTAGCCCTTTATGCGCTGATGCACAAAATATCGGTGGCGGTGGTGGCTCCAACACATCAGGTCAGGAAGGCGGTGGTGTGATTAATACAGCGATGCCATTTTTAATTATCTCACCAGATGCCCGATCGGCAGCCCTCGGTGATATGGGTGCTGCAACATCAGCTGATGGTGCTTCTGCCTTCTGGAACCCCGGAAAGTTTGCCTTTATCGATCAGGATTTTGCAGCCTCTTTGTCCTACACTCCTTGGCTTGGTAAAATCACCAATGATATGTCCATCTCTTATTTGAGTGGATTCAAAAAAATTACCCGTGAGCAACTGATCTCTTTTTCCCTGACTTATTTTAATATGGGATCGATAGATTTTGTTGATGACAACGGAAACCAGAACCTTCCTCAGGGGCGCCCAAGAGATTATAACATTCAAGTGGGCTACTCTCGAATGCTGACCCAGAGTTCTGGTATTGGAGTCAATTTACGCTATGTACGTTCCAACCTCGGGGCAACGCCAGTAAATGGCGATATTCAGCCTGCACAAACGGTGGCAGCCGACGTGGGTTATTACTACAAGAAAAAATTCAAAAAGAGCCTGAAGAAAAGTGATATTGCCTTCGGAGCCGTGATCAGTAATGTTGGGGCCAAGGTAACTTACCTTGGGGAAGATCAGGAACAATTCATTCCTACCAACTTGCGCCTTGGTTCTGTTTACTCTTTCAGCCTCGATCCTTACAACCGCCTAAGCTTCGGCTTAGAGTTCAACAAATTGTTGGTACCGACACCTCAGCGTGATTCTACTGGCATTGCGATCATCAGTGATAAAAATGTGGTGAGTGGGATTTTCTCTTCATTCACTGACGCGCCAGGTGGCTTTGGTGAAGAAATCTCAGAAATCAAAGTACAGGCAAGTATGGAGTACTGGTACCGCGAAATGTTCGCTGCCCGCCTTGGTTATCAGTATGAAGACCCAAGCAAAGGTAACCGTACTTACATGACATTGGGTGTTGGCTTTTACTACAATGTATTCGGCCTGGATGCAGCCTACCTTGTGCCATTCACCCGCGAAAATCCATTGGCTGAAACACTGAGATTTACGCTCAGTTTTGAGTTCAATAAAAATGACAATTCTAATTCCATCAGGGATTAA
- a CDS encoding pitrilysin family protein, whose amino-acid sequence MIDRSIAPKFERINKFNIQKVTPFKLTNGRKLHYLRSDAQPVVKIELLFKTGHIHESKTGMCSFAFKMLSEGVDGLSGKEIAEFIEHHGAQIDVSPGTDYSSVAIYCLRQHTEALLPILHKIVNFPTFPEQELETAKTQRKQSIMVNLEKNSFIASRAFRNALFGVDHPYGKVWALEDIDAVTTTDCRDFFNDHIRNKFEVLLCGDVDDQLIAQIDELFGQERLSNKNESTQLPPIVSATSPVHVQKADSLQSAIRIGRPIFTKKHEDYAALSIINEILGGYFGSRLMKNIREDKGYTYGIHSSLYSFQSHGYWAIGAEVNGENTKEAVIEIHKEVQKLIDEPVPAEELEIVQNYILGQYLSSVNTPFALLEKFKSVYLFGQGYEYYDQYLDVLNAVTPASLQKIAAQYWQKDDLIEIVVGKID is encoded by the coding sequence ATGATCGACAGAAGCATAGCTCCAAAGTTTGAGCGAATCAATAAGTTTAATATTCAAAAAGTTACGCCTTTCAAGCTGACTAATGGCAGAAAGTTGCACTACCTACGCTCGGATGCGCAACCAGTCGTTAAAATTGAATTGTTATTTAAAACAGGGCACATCCATGAATCCAAAACAGGAATGTGCTCTTTTGCCTTTAAAATGCTCTCTGAAGGAGTTGACGGCCTTTCAGGTAAAGAAATTGCTGAATTTATTGAGCACCATGGCGCACAGATAGACGTCAGCCCAGGAACAGACTATTCTTCGGTCGCCATTTACTGCCTGCGCCAGCATACCGAAGCCTTGCTGCCTATTTTGCACAAGATTGTCAACTTCCCTACCTTCCCCGAACAGGAACTTGAAACCGCCAAAACACAGCGCAAGCAAAGCATTATGGTGAATTTGGAAAAGAATTCATTCATTGCTTCACGTGCTTTCAGAAATGCCCTTTTTGGGGTTGATCACCCTTATGGTAAAGTTTGGGCTTTGGAGGATATTGATGCGGTAACGACAACCGACTGCCGCGATTTCTTCAATGACCATATCCGTAATAAATTTGAGGTGTTACTCTGTGGTGATGTTGATGATCAGTTGATCGCTCAGATAGATGAATTATTTGGGCAGGAGCGCCTGAGCAATAAAAATGAAAGCACCCAGCTGCCGCCTATCGTCAGTGCTACTTCGCCTGTGCATGTTCAGAAAGCAGACAGTTTGCAATCAGCAATACGTATTGGTCGTCCGATATTCACAAAAAAGCATGAAGATTACGCCGCACTGAGCATTATCAATGAAATTCTTGGAGGCTACTTTGGGTCAAGACTGATGAAAAACATCCGTGAAGACAAAGGCTACACCTACGGCATTCATTCAAGTCTTTATTCTTTTCAGTCACATGGTTATTGGGCGATTGGCGCTGAAGTGAATGGGGAAAACACCAAAGAAGCCGTTATTGAGATTCATAAGGAAGTTCAAAAGCTAATTGACGAGCCCGTTCCTGCGGAGGAACTTGAGATTGTTCAGAATTATATTTTGGGTCAATACTTATCGTCTGTCAATACGCCTTTTGCCCTATTGGAGAAATTCAAATCCGTTTATTTATTTGGGCAGGGATATGAGTATTACGATCAGTACCTTGATGTCCTTAATGCCGTAACCCCTGCATCATTGCAAAAGATTGCCGCACAATATTGGCAGAAGGACGACCTCATTGAAATTGTTGTTGGAAAAATCGACTGA
- a CDS encoding pseudouridine synthase produces MTKPRRSNSKGGSIGSQKGGGGFKKSSSFRGKKNHSDKFKSSEDRRGHSTDQKEVPSKTERGSKKRSVKENYHARQEQVEKAKTPNYNFQKMKEIAKKKAKVTETPVAHEIRLNKFIANAGVCSRREADTLIAEGQISVNGQVVKEMGYKVAFRDKVTWLGKLLSREKLVYVLLNKPKDFLTTTDDPQNRRTVMELVKKAATERIYPVGRLDRQTTGLLLMTNDGELAEKLAHPSNDIKKVYQVTLDKPITPEDFDKVLNTVELEDGPVPVDDLALLSADATTLGIEIHLGRNRIVRRTFEHLGYEVVKLDRVVYAGLDKKDLPRGKWRYISEKELIKLKYFL; encoded by the coding sequence ATGACAAAACCAAGACGTAGTAATTCAAAAGGAGGATCAATCGGATCCCAAAAAGGAGGAGGAGGGTTTAAGAAATCATCTTCATTCCGCGGAAAAAAGAATCATTCAGACAAATTTAAATCGTCGGAAGATCGTCGAGGACATAGTACTGACCAAAAAGAGGTGCCTTCTAAAACAGAAAGAGGAAGTAAAAAACGATCTGTAAAAGAAAATTATCATGCCCGCCAAGAACAGGTGGAAAAGGCCAAAACGCCTAATTATAATTTTCAGAAAATGAAGGAGATCGCTAAAAAGAAAGCGAAAGTAACAGAAACTCCTGTGGCTCATGAAATCCGCCTAAACAAGTTTATTGCCAATGCGGGTGTTTGTAGCCGACGCGAAGCTGATACACTGATTGCCGAAGGCCAAATTTCTGTGAACGGACAAGTGGTGAAGGAAATGGGGTATAAGGTGGCCTTCAGAGATAAGGTAACCTGGTTAGGGAAATTGCTGAGCAGAGAGAAGTTGGTGTATGTTCTTCTGAACAAGCCAAAAGATTTTCTGACCACTACTGATGACCCTCAGAACCGACGCACGGTGATGGAGTTGGTGAAAAAAGCCGCTACGGAGCGTATCTATCCTGTAGGGCGACTTGATCGTCAAACGACAGGTTTATTGTTGATGACCAATGATGGTGAGTTGGCAGAAAAGTTGGCACACCCATCAAATGACATTAAAAAAGTTTATCAGGTTACGCTTGACAAGCCGATCACGCCTGAAGATTTTGATAAAGTACTTAATACCGTAGAGTTGGAAGACGGTCCTGTTCCTGTGGATGATTTGGCGCTTTTAAGTGCAGATGCCACCACTTTGGGAATTGAAATCCACTTGGGTAGAAACCGTATCGTTCGTCGTACCTTTGAGCATTTAGGCTATGAGGTGGTGAAGCTCGATCGTGTTGTTTATGCAGGTTTAGATAAGAAAGACCTTCCGCGTGGAAAGTGGCGATACATTTCAGAAAAAGAATTGATTAAGTTGAAATACTTTCTATAA
- the scpB gene encoding SMC-Scp complex subunit ScpB — MKLLTTYVEALIFCADEPVSIRQMAKCLSDQMGTEIALNDIEKAVDLLIEKYNQGDFAFSVYKSSGGYQFMTLPAYQPVVTKLLQQKSKKKLSTSAMETLSIVAYKQPVTKGQLEQIRGVSCDYAIQKLLEKELVEIKGKSESLGRPLLYGTTSQFMEYFGINSLKELPSPTDFKKEENIIGEIGDD, encoded by the coding sequence TTGAAACTATTAACGACTTACGTAGAGGCGTTGATTTTTTGTGCCGACGAGCCTGTCAGTATTCGCCAAATGGCCAAATGCTTATCAGATCAAATGGGGACAGAAATTGCGCTGAATGATATTGAAAAGGCGGTAGACCTGTTGATTGAAAAATATAATCAAGGGGACTTCGCCTTTTCTGTTTACAAATCCTCAGGGGGCTATCAGTTCATGACCTTGCCCGCTTATCAGCCTGTAGTGACAAAGCTTTTGCAGCAGAAATCCAAGAAGAAACTCTCCACTTCTGCCATGGAAACCCTTTCGATAGTGGCTTATAAACAGCCCGTTACCAAAGGGCAACTCGAGCAGATCCGTGGAGTGAGCTGTGATTATGCTATTCAGAAGCTGTTGGAGAAAGAATTGGTCGAGATAAAGGGCAAGTCGGAGAGTTTGGGACGACCTTTGCTATATGGTACTACGTCGCAGTTTATGGAGTACTTCGGAATCAATTCCTTAAAAGAGCTCCCAAGCCCGACAGATTTCAAGAAAGAAGAGAATATCATAGGCGAAATTGGGGATGATTAA
- a CDS encoding TraR/DksA family transcriptional regulator — MANVQSNSELRYSKEDLQEFETLILKKINRAQNELNFIKETLGKANHAGTENSIGNIKPLEDSADVQEKENLQELAVRQQKFLNNLNKALIRIKNGTYGVCTSTGKLIPKDRLRAVPHTTQTIEAKLKRA; from the coding sequence ATGGCAAATGTACAGAGTAACTCGGAATTAAGGTATTCTAAAGAAGATTTACAGGAGTTTGAAACTCTGATTCTTAAGAAAATCAATCGCGCTCAGAATGAGTTAAATTTCATCAAAGAGACCCTTGGTAAGGCAAATCATGCTGGCACTGAAAACTCCATCGGTAACATCAAACCTTTGGAAGATTCTGCTGACGTGCAGGAGAAAGAAAACTTGCAAGAACTGGCGGTTCGTCAGCAAAAGTTTTTAAATAACCTGAACAAAGCGTTAATTCGCATTAAAAATGGTACATATGGTGTGTGTACTTCCACAGGAAAGCTTATTCCTAAGGATCGATTAAGAGCAGTGCCACACACCACACAAACCATTGAAGCGAAATTAAAAAGAGCGTAG
- a CDS encoding lamin tail domain-containing protein — protein sequence MLVIFMFSKPLSGVANQHCGLAEVPFSEENINAPSVGGNDGEKVFASDVEKGQRKSMSFLEAKEVHQQSGEDVMSFNIYILNDWVLLNFEREPAQSPVQVSVESIVFELIPVGGKVYAYQDTDDLISWSGEIIFADGFTFSATDVKVAPMINNVGFPADNMATVRWGIEGLRFIEAENDFSAMPTPAGILFLFEEDISNNKPFSLPIRVAMGKDTLDLSFFELTKDTKRPKVSKVTVYSHNSLAVIFSEAIDLASLSDLGNYQIEGHSIDVVEVERLTKVYLHTKNPIPAEELYALVIQNLLDLQGNKMSKSTTNFSYDPIPPQLLGVNYMNKDSVHLVFSEAITQANIVSATNQIFSVHRNVVATAFTNEKLIYQVADNAGNTSIQTVYRQNPEFTGGYFTDAHRIYFDGLPPSDFSPFELVVAPSGGGFWLVNEQPWSNGEMVQIQSNTDPMYHFEYKSGIDTVIRPENGVISVFFSQAVHKKGQYSVNDQLPLLEIWNEAQDKLDLLLPSALQRADTLKLTFTEMYAADGFPLPDFQTHLFTDLQPPALDSLWWEDARTIAFQFTETMADNPVSDQMVKISNCTLLDAEWTDRTLFVHLEPYSEDADSLDITLSSLEDLSGNRIESMMLSLPPALYFQEFDLIMTEVLPQPDAGQEEFVEIYNTTDKVIPLWFFRLSDTNSGVDLPRVWLSPHAFFAINDLEGVSLNNEQDQLKISLGEQVIHQLEYQGDWFEGLEQKGYSLEMSQLRYPCKQAGNWRRSAVYGGTPASANSISDRTLDDTAPNLIQVYAKGNIIEMDFDEPVASFSWELDQAVEVISEQFHGQSYQAVLKQPLEEGRHYRLIIDALTDCIGNRKPVSYFFETARTPVAGALWVNELLFNPVSGGVDFIELKNKSAFSLDIKGLQLWRQEDVFRFPDELKLLPANGLVVLTADRYQLLQTHPEAQEALVYEMSMPPLADDKGDFSLGRADTVILDQVAYSHQYHHALLNNKEGVALERIEAAGTEASGWRSVSENQNFATPTWDHYADGANLVHQFGLSSNVLHVGGGNQDAANWVVDTQGENWLLTIKVYDFFGQLVRTIAEHELISNKATYSWSGLNNESVLVDQGHYLFWVSIVNQQNERYVEKDKISVIHH from the coding sequence ATGCTTGTTATATTTATGTTTTCGAAACCCTTGTCGGGGGTGGCAAACCAGCATTGTGGCTTGGCGGAAGTACCGTTTTCTGAAGAAAACATAAATGCACCTTCGGTAGGTGGAAATGATGGCGAGAAGGTATTTGCTTCCGATGTGGAAAAGGGACAACGAAAGTCGATGTCATTTTTGGAGGCTAAAGAAGTGCATCAACAGTCGGGTGAAGATGTAATGTCATTTAATATTTACATCCTGAATGATTGGGTTCTACTAAATTTTGAACGGGAACCAGCGCAAAGCCCTGTTCAGGTATCAGTTGAAAGCATTGTTTTTGAACTCATACCTGTCGGAGGAAAAGTGTATGCTTATCAGGATACAGATGATTTGATAAGCTGGTCAGGGGAAATCATTTTTGCGGATGGGTTCACCTTTTCCGCTACTGATGTAAAGGTCGCGCCGATGATTAATAATGTCGGTTTTCCCGCTGATAATATGGCGACAGTAAGGTGGGGGATTGAGGGACTTCGCTTTATCGAAGCTGAAAATGATTTCTCGGCCATGCCCACACCAGCGGGTATTTTATTTTTATTCGAAGAGGATATTAGTAATAACAAACCGTTTTCACTTCCGATTCGGGTGGCCATGGGGAAGGATACCCTTGACCTGTCATTTTTTGAACTTACAAAAGACACCAAACGCCCTAAAGTGAGTAAGGTGACCGTGTATTCGCACAACAGTTTAGCGGTGATTTTTTCAGAGGCAATTGATCTTGCCAGCCTGTCGGATTTAGGGAATTATCAGATTGAGGGGCACTCTATTGATGTGGTGGAGGTGGAGCGTTTGACAAAAGTTTATTTACACACCAAAAATCCTATTCCTGCCGAAGAGCTTTACGCGCTCGTAATTCAGAATTTGCTGGATTTACAGGGAAATAAGATGTCAAAATCGACCACTAATTTCAGTTACGACCCCATTCCTCCGCAATTGCTTGGTGTTAATTATATGAATAAAGATTCGGTTCATTTGGTGTTCAGCGAGGCGATTACACAGGCCAATATAGTATCGGCGACGAATCAGATTTTCAGTGTGCACCGCAATGTTGTGGCCACTGCGTTTACAAATGAAAAGCTGATTTATCAGGTTGCCGATAATGCAGGAAACACATCAATTCAGACTGTTTATCGCCAAAACCCTGAATTTACAGGTGGCTATTTTACAGATGCCCACCGCATTTATTTTGATGGCCTGCCACCGTCCGATTTTAGCCCTTTTGAGCTAGTCGTAGCCCCTTCGGGAGGAGGTTTTTGGCTGGTGAATGAACAGCCGTGGTCGAATGGTGAAATGGTGCAGATTCAGAGCAATACCGACCCGATGTATCATTTTGAGTACAAATCGGGGATCGATACGGTGATCAGACCTGAAAATGGCGTGATTTCTGTGTTTTTTTCGCAGGCTGTACACAAAAAGGGACAATATTCGGTCAATGATCAATTGCCTCTGTTAGAAATATGGAATGAAGCGCAGGATAAGCTGGACCTGCTGTTGCCGTCAGCTTTGCAGCGTGCTGATACCCTGAAGCTCACTTTTACTGAAATGTATGCCGCAGATGGTTTCCCCCTACCCGATTTCCAAACCCACCTTTTTACTGATCTTCAGCCCCCTGCCCTGGATTCCCTGTGGTGGGAGGATGCCCGAACAATAGCATTTCAGTTTACAGAAACGATGGCAGACAATCCTGTCAGTGATCAAATGGTGAAAATCTCCAATTGTACGCTTTTGGATGCAGAATGGACTGATCGTACCCTGTTTGTTCATCTTGAACCATATAGTGAGGACGCAGACAGCCTTGATATCACACTTTCGTCCCTCGAAGATTTATCGGGAAACAGGATCGAGTCAATGATGTTGAGCTTGCCCCCTGCGCTTTATTTTCAGGAATTTGATTTGATCATGACGGAAGTATTGCCTCAGCCTGATGCGGGGCAAGAAGAATTTGTTGAAATTTACAATACGACGGATAAAGTCATACCCTTGTGGTTTTTCCGACTTTCAGACACCAATTCAGGGGTAGACCTGCCAAGAGTTTGGCTGAGTCCCCATGCTTTTTTTGCCATAAATGATTTAGAAGGGGTCAGTTTGAATAACGAACAGGATCAGCTGAAGATTAGCCTTGGGGAGCAGGTGATTCATCAGTTGGAGTATCAAGGGGATTGGTTTGAAGGTTTGGAGCAAAAAGGGTACAGTTTGGAGATGAGTCAGCTTCGGTATCCATGTAAACAGGCGGGGAATTGGCGCAGGAGTGCTGTTTATGGGGGAACACCCGCTTCAGCGAATAGTATTTCAGACCGTACACTTGACGATACTGCACCAAATTTGATACAGGTCTATGCGAAAGGGAATATTATTGAAATGGATTTTGATGAACCTGTAGCATCATTTTCCTGGGAGTTGGATCAGGCTGTGGAGGTGATTTCGGAACAGTTTCATGGCCAAAGTTATCAGGCTGTTTTGAAGCAACCGCTCGAAGAAGGCCGACACTATCGGTTAATCATCGATGCGCTGACCGACTGTATCGGAAATAGGAAGCCTGTTTCTTACTTTTTTGAAACCGCCCGTACGCCCGTTGCGGGGGCGCTGTGGGTGAATGAATTGCTCTTCAATCCTGTTAGTGGTGGGGTGGATTTTATTGAACTGAAGAACAAATCAGCCTTTTCGCTGGATATAAAAGGACTTCAGTTATGGCGTCAGGAGGATGTTTTTCGTTTTCCCGACGAGCTTAAACTCTTGCCCGCCAATGGGCTGGTGGTATTGACAGCTGACCGCTATCAACTGCTGCAAACGCATCCAGAAGCGCAGGAAGCCCTTGTTTATGAGATGTCGATGCCACCATTGGCAGACGATAAAGGGGATTTCAGCCTGGGGCGGGCTGATACTGTTATTTTAGATCAGGTAGCCTACAGTCATCAGTACCATCATGCCCTGCTGAACAATAAAGAGGGTGTGGCACTCGAGCGGATAGAGGCTGCAGGAACGGAGGCCTCAGGTTGGCGGTCGGTCAGTGAAAATCAAAATTTTGCAACACCGACATGGGATCATTATGCGGATGGGGCAAATTTGGTACATCAGTTCGGTTTATCATCAAATGTGCTGCATGTTGGAGGAGGAAACCAGGATGCTGCCAATTGGGTCGTTGATACCCAAGGGGAAAATTGGTTGCTGACCATCAAGGTTTACGATTTTTTTGGGCAGCTCGTCAGGACGATCGCTGAGCACGAACTGATCAGTAATAAAGCCACTTACAGCTGGTCAGGGCTTAATAATGAATCGGTGTTGGTGGATCAGGGGCACTACCTCTTTTGGGTTTCGATTGTGAACCAACAGAATGAACGATATGTTGAAAAAGATAAAATTTCGGTGATCCACCATTAA
- a CDS encoding aspartate-semialdehyde dehydrogenase: MKLAIVGATGLVGGQMLKVVEELQLAFDELLLVASARSAGKQMEFMGKSYTVVTLEQAVEARPDIAIFSAGGSTSLKWAPKFAEVGCFVVDNSSAWRMDPSKKLVVPEINASELTADDKIIANPNCSTIQMVLALTKLRERYGIKRIVVSTYQSVTGSGKKAVDQMMSERAGETPDMCYPHKIDMNVLPHIDVFQENGYTKEEMKMILETKKIFSDDSIAVTATTVRIPTMGGHSESINVEFNEDFTLAEVRELIENTPGVVLEDDPQNNVYPMPLNAHNRNEVFVGRLRRDESQPNTLNMWCVADNLRKGAATNAVQIAQHLVDAGFVS, from the coding sequence ATGAAATTAGCTATTGTTGGTGCCACAGGTCTTGTAGGTGGACAGATGTTGAAGGTTGTCGAAGAGCTTCAGTTAGCCTTCGATGAATTATTACTCGTTGCTTCAGCTCGTTCTGCAGGCAAACAGATGGAATTCATGGGTAAATCCTACACGGTGGTTACCTTGGAGCAAGCTGTGGAAGCTCGTCCTGATATTGCCATTTTTTCAGCAGGCGGAAGCACCTCATTAAAGTGGGCTCCGAAATTTGCTGAGGTAGGGTGCTTCGTGGTAGATAACTCTTCTGCATGGCGAATGGATCCATCAAAAAAATTAGTCGTTCCAGAAATTAATGCTTCGGAATTGACTGCTGACGATAAAATCATCGCCAACCCAAACTGTTCAACCATTCAGATGGTATTGGCCCTGACTAAATTGCGTGAGCGTTATGGCATCAAGCGAATTGTCGTTTCGACTTATCAGTCGGTAACAGGTTCAGGGAAAAAAGCCGTGGATCAGATGATGTCTGAGCGTGCGGGCGAAACTCCTGATATGTGCTACCCGCACAAAATCGACATGAACGTATTGCCTCATATTGATGTTTTCCAGGAGAATGGCTACACCAAAGAGGAGATGAAGATGATTTTGGAAACCAAGAAAATTTTCAGCGACGACAGCATCGCCGTAACAGCAACGACGGTTCGTATCCCAACAATGGGCGGGCATTCGGAGTCAATCAATGTAGAATTCAATGAAGATTTCACCTTGGCGGAAGTGCGTGAGTTGATCGAAAATACGCCAGGCGTTGTGTTGGAAGATGATCCACAAAACAACGTTTATCCGATGCCATTGAATGCGCATAACCGCAACGAGGTGTTCGTTGGTCGCTTGCGTCGTGATGAATCTCAGCCAAATACCTTGAATATGTGGTGTGTAGCTGATAACTTGCGAAAAGGTGCGGCGACCAATGCCGTGCAGATCGCTCAGCATCTTGTGGATGCGGGCTTTGTAAGCTAA